One window from the genome of Haloprofundus halobius encodes:
- a CDS encoding protein translocase SEC61 complex subunit gamma, with protein sequence MDVKYDLTSYVRVLKMASTPEWEEFSQIAKIAGIGIFLVGFLGFVIFAVMSFLPGGM encoded by the coding sequence ATGGACGTAAAATACGACCTCACGAGTTACGTACGGGTGCTGAAGATGGCGAGTACCCCCGAGTGGGAGGAGTTCAGCCAGATCGCCAAGATCGCCGGCATCGGCATCTTCCTCGTCGGCTTCCTCGGTTTCGTCATCTTCGCGGTGATGAGTTTCCTCCCCGGAGGCATGTGA